The window GGATATTTCCTCCAATACATTTATATACTCTCATTTTATCCTATCCCAAATAGAAATACTTTAAAATGTGTCACAAAATATGGAATTTTATAACAATGTGATTTTATATTATAGTTCTTGTTTTGGACAACTTGAATACATTTTAGTAACCATATTTAACAACAAGAATAAGATAAGGAATGATGATAATATGTCGATGTTTGAAGCTTTAATTCTTGGAATCATACAAGGTTTAACGGAGTTTTTACCCATCTCAAGCTCCGGGCATTTATATTTGGGAAGACATCTATTCCACCTCGATGAAGCGGGCTTATTCCTTGATACGATGCTTCATGTTGGGACATTACTGGCTGTTGTTATCGTATACAAACAAGAATTGTTCGATATAATAAAACATCCTTTTAGAAAACACTCGCTATTGTTAGTGGTTGGGACAATCCCTGCCGTATTAGTAGGCTTGCTCTTAAACGATTTGTTTGAATCAATATCAAAAACTGGCAAAACGATTGGTTGGGAGTTTTTACTCACAGGTGGGATCCTCTGGATGGCAGATGGGGTTAAATCGGGCGCTAAGAAAATGAACAACATCGGATATGGGGATGCACTTTTGATTGGCACATTTCAAGCAGCAGCCATTTTCCCCGCTATTTCTCGCTCCGGACTTACCATTGCGGCTGGTCTTTTCCGCAAACTGGATCGAGAAACTGCGGCCTATTTTTCTTTTTTACTATCGATCCCGGCAATTGCAGGAGGTATCGTTCTCCAATTTTTAAAAATGTCTGAACAGACCATTGAAGCAGTATCCTTCGGTAGTCTATTTATCGCGACCTTATCTTCTGCCCTATTTGGCTATATGGCGGTTGTCGGGATGATCCAATTTTTAAAAAAGAAATCTTTAAAAATATTTGCCATTTACGTTTGGATTTTGGGCTCAACTATCATTATTTTACAATGGAAAGGGATTTTTTAACCAAATAAAAAATAGATAAAATTATATTTTCCTATCTGCATAAAATCTATCATAAAAAACAAATTGGACATCACATAAGAAAGGGAAAATATGAATATATTATTAAAAAATTCACAAGTGTACCCAATCACTTCTCCCCCTCTTCAGACAGGAGATGTGCTGATAAAAGATGGTAAAATCAGTAAGATTGGCAAAAATCTCCCCTCTGATTCAAACACAAAAATGATTGATTGTTCCAACGGTTATTTATTACCTGGGTTTATTGATGTTCATACCCACCTTGGCTTATATGACGAAGGAACTGGCTGGGCTGGAAATGATGCGAATGAGACGATTGAACCACTTAGTCCTCATATTCGAGCAATTGATGGAGTCTATCCACTTGATCCTGCCTTTTCTGATGCAATTAGCCACGGAATTACAACGGTTCATGTCATGCCGGGAAGTTCAAATGTAATTGGAGGAACCACATCAGTTATTAAAACAACAGGGAATAATATACAAAAAATGATTATACAGGAAACAGCTGGTTTGAAAATTGCTTTTGGGGAAAATCCAAAAAGAATTCATAGTCATGGGTCGTCGGAATCAATTACGCGGATGGGAATCATGGGAATGCTTAGAGAGGCCTTCTATAATGCCCAACGTACTGAAATTCCAGAATCTTTAAGAATGGATCCATTGGTCAAAGCCTTGAAAAGGGAAATACCTGTCCGAATCCATGCGCACCGAGCAGATGATATTTTATCGGCTGTAAGACTATCGAAAGAATTTAATCTTGACCTTCGAATTGAACATTGCACCGAAGGCCACCTGATAGCATCTGAATTAGCAGATCTAAATTTGAAGGTATCGGTAGGACCCACTTTGACACGGCGATCGAAGGTTGAATTGAAAAATAAAACTTGGAAAACCTATCAAGAACTATCAAACCATGGAATTGAAGTTTCGATCACAACGGATCACCCATATATTCCTATCCAATATTTAAATGTATGTGCAGCCTTAGCTGTGCGGGAGGGTCTTTCAGAACAAAAAGCCCTCGAAGGGATCACCATAAATCCGGCTAGAAATCTTAGAATCGACGACCAACTAGGAAGTATCGAAGTGGGTAAGGACGCTGACCTTGTCCTCTGGAGCCATCATCCATTTCATTATATAGCCAAACCAAAATGGACCATGATCCATGGGGTATTTGTCAAAATAAACAAGTGAAAATTAGTTTGTTATAATCATGAAAAATTCATAAATATACCTATTTCAATTTTTCATTTTTTCTTGTATTATACACCTACAGTACAATAAATTTTTTAACGACAATTTCATAGACTAAGTTTTAGGGAAGGCAAATGGTGCGCCACCAGTTTTTCTGGTCCTAGTGGGTTCGATTCCCACCCCGAAATTTTTTAGCAACACAAAAAATTTCGAGGGTGGGCTAGGGCCGACGTGTATTTAGGCACGGGTTCGGGTTCAGACTACCCTTCATTGGAGGGATTAGCATGCAACTCAAGAAACGTGAACTCCACGATTGTCATACTTTGTATGATCTAATGACGCACCCAGAAGTCTTCCCATTTGTGCGTCAAAAGGCCAATTGCTACGATGAGTTCTTGTTTGTAACAAAGCAAACAATCGAAGCTGAAGAGCAAGGTGAATTAATTTCACGCACAATTCTTGATGAGTGGGGCGCTCCAATTGGGACGATTAACTTGTATGACATTCAGGACAAAGCTGGTTTTCTAGGAACTTGGCTTGGTAAGCCTTATCACGGAAAGGGATATAATAAACCTGCGAAAGATGCCTTCTTCGAAGAACTTTTCTTTGAACTGGAAATTGAGAAAATTTTCATGCGCATTAGAAAAGAAAACATTCGATCCATCAAAGCAGCAGAAAAACTCCCCTATGTTATAAAGGCCAACGAATCAAGAAAATCCTTATATGATCAGCTAAATGCCCAAGGGGATATTTATGATCTGTATGAAATTTCAAAGGATCATTATACTCTCCATGTCTTAAGAACCACTCCACATCTCCAAGAATCGTCACAATTGCTTGAAGCCTAGAAAAGCTTAAGCGCCAGAGATGGACAGTTTTAATGAATTTCATGGTTTTCTTATTCCTGAAAAAGGAAACGCTCCGAATTAATTCGGAGCGTTTTATTGTAGGTCACTTTGAAAGAATTCTGTAGTGCTTGTTTCAGAATCCCCCATTTCGGCTAATAAATAAGATAATTCCTCATTTGTTAAAGTTTCAAATCTTCCATCAAGAAAGAAAACTTGAATTTGGTTAGGATTAATCCGATTTAATTTGTAGCTCACTGTCCTCGTCCCCCCACAATGATTTACTCATATAATTGACAATAGTAAGCAAATTCATTCCTTCTTTAGATATATGAATGTTCCAAAGAATAAATGAATGCTAGCAAAATATGATATAATTTTCCCAATATAATTTGATTAGAAACAGAGGATTTTATTAATGTACAATAAAATAAAGAAGTCCGAGAAACTTAAGTTATTATTAACTATTTTCATTCCAATTTTGATTTCCCAGGTTGGACTTATGATGATGAATTTTTTTGACACAACCATGTCGGGGCATTACAGTTCTGTTGATCTAGCTGGTGTTGCAATAGGTTCTTCTTTATGGGTACCTGTTTTTACTGGACTCACTGGGATGCTTGCTGTAACTCCAATCATTGCGCAACTTGTTGGAGCAAAGAACAAAGAAAAAGTAGCTTTTTCAGTAATACAAGGGATCTATTTAGCTGTTTTGTTAGCTATTATTGTCATTATTCTTGGATCTTTTATTCTTGTACCCGTGTTAAATAGTATGAAATTAGATAATGAAGTTGAATCCATTTCTCAAAATTACTTAATTGCTTTAAGCTATGGAATGATTCCACTGTTTATTTTCAATGTGCTCCGTTCATTTATTGATGCACTTGGTAAAACACGGGTTTCAATGATCATTACAATTTGTTCCTTACCGATTAATATCATTTTTAATTATTTACTCATTTATGGAAAATTCGGATTTCCAGAACTTGGCGGGGTCGGGACCGGATATGCAACGGCCATCACTTATTGGATTATTACTATTATTGCAGCAGCCATCATCCATACTCAGCGGCCTTTCCTATCCTATGGTATATTTAAAAGTTTTTATGCTGTTTCCATTAATAAGTGGAAAGAAATATTAAAAATTGGGATACCAATTGGCTTGTCGATCTTTTTTGAAACAAGTATATTTTCAGCCGTTACTATATTAATGAGTGATTTTAATACTGTAACAATTGCTTCTCATCAATCAGCCATGAATTTTGCATCATTCATTTACATGATACCGCTTAGTATCTCAATGGCTTTGACTATTGTGGTTGGATTTGAGGTTGGATCTAAGCGTTTTCAGGATGCTCGTGAATACAGTTTCATTGGAGTGGCAATAGCTGTTGCGATGGCATTTTTTTCCGGGATTATATTGTTACTTTTCAGACATGAAATCGCTGGGATCTATACTGATGACCCATCCGTTCAAAAACTAACTGCTCACTTTCTCCTGTACGCCCTTTTCTTTCAGCTTTCTGATGCAATCCAGGCACCCGTTCAAGGGGCACTAAGGGGCTACAAGGACGTTAATATAACTTTTATCATGGCACTTGTATCCTACTGGGCAGTCGGCCTTCCTTTTGGTTATTTTTTGGCAAACTTCACAGCTTGGGGACCCTATGGGTACTGGGTCGGATTAATAACCGGATTAGCTGTTGGAGCCATTTGTTTAACGGTTCGCCTCGTTTCAATTCAAAAGCATCAATATCAAAACATAAAAAAGGATCATCTTATTTAAACTGAGATGATCCTTTTTTTGTTTTTTGCATTGTATACAGGAGAAGCATATTTACTGGTCGATTTTTTTCCTTGTTAACTTTTCTTAACGGTTGGGCTTTTAATTGCATACTATACAATATCAACTTAAAAGGAAGTGAGAGGATGCAGACAGTAATTAATATCTTTAACTTAAAAATCAACAGTATTTCTAACAATGGCTCACTTAATATCGGAGAGGCATTACACAATTCACCAACTGCAAACACAAAATCACAAGGTCACAACGCATCCTTCGGAGATTTTGCTCCTCCGACAGCCGCTATGGAAAACGTCTTTATTGATCCAGACATGAATGATCAGGGCGATATCGCAAACCCTGCCAATGTCATTTCAAATCAAATATAAAAGGAATGTGAGCTTGAATGCCCTATCAAATTAATATATTTAGCATAAAAACAAACGGAATGACCAGTAATGCCAATGTGGATATTGGCCCTACCGTTCATAATAGCCACACCTCAAACTATAAAACAGTTGGTTCGAATATTGCCTATGGGGATATTTCCTCAAGTAACGCTGTGTCAACAAATGGCGTTGCTGATTTAGATGTTAGTGACCAAGACCAAATTGCTAATCCTTCTTTACCAATGGTAAACCAACTGTAAAAAGAGTTCTGTTCTGAAAGGAGGAATGATATGTGTTCCCATGGAATTTATTCCCTTTTAATGACAACATGAAAAAGATGATGGATAATGTAAACCCTAATGAGATTGAAAAATACACAAAAGAAATCATGAGTAAAATGTTACCTAATTATGCGGAAGGAATGATGAATCCTCAAGAGTTATTAAGAGGAATTTTCCCGAATACAACTAACCAAACTTCATCGAGCAACTCACCATC of the Bacillus sp. 1NLA3E genome contains:
- a CDS encoding GNAT family N-acetyltransferase, with the translated sequence MQLKKRELHDCHTLYDLMTHPEVFPFVRQKANCYDEFLFVTKQTIEAEEQGELISRTILDEWGAPIGTINLYDIQDKAGFLGTWLGKPYHGKGYNKPAKDAFFEELFFELEIEKIFMRIRKENIRSIKAAEKLPYVIKANESRKSLYDQLNAQGDIYDLYEISKDHYTLHVLRTTPHLQESSQLLEA
- a CDS encoding spore germination protein, giving the protein MQTVINIFNLKINSISNNGSLNIGEALHNSPTANTKSQGHNASFGDFAPPTAAMENVFIDPDMNDQGDIANPANVISNQI
- a CDS encoding MATE family efflux transporter, whose product is MYNKIKKSEKLKLLLTIFIPILISQVGLMMMNFFDTTMSGHYSSVDLAGVAIGSSLWVPVFTGLTGMLAVTPIIAQLVGAKNKEKVAFSVIQGIYLAVLLAIIVIILGSFILVPVLNSMKLDNEVESISQNYLIALSYGMIPLFIFNVLRSFIDALGKTRVSMIITICSLPINIIFNYLLIYGKFGFPELGGVGTGYATAITYWIITIIAAAIIHTQRPFLSYGIFKSFYAVSINKWKEILKIGIPIGLSIFFETSIFSAVTILMSDFNTVTIASHQSAMNFASFIYMIPLSISMALTIVVGFEVGSKRFQDAREYSFIGVAIAVAMAFFSGIILLLFRHEIAGIYTDDPSVQKLTAHFLLYALFFQLSDAIQAPVQGALRGYKDVNITFIMALVSYWAVGLPFGYFLANFTAWGPYGYWVGLITGLAVGAICLTVRLVSIQKHQYQNIKKDHLI
- a CDS encoding undecaprenyl-diphosphate phosphatase codes for the protein MSMFEALILGIIQGLTEFLPISSSGHLYLGRHLFHLDEAGLFLDTMLHVGTLLAVVIVYKQELFDIIKHPFRKHSLLLVVGTIPAVLVGLLLNDLFESISKTGKTIGWEFLLTGGILWMADGVKSGAKKMNNIGYGDALLIGTFQAAAIFPAISRSGLTIAAGLFRKLDRETAAYFSFLLSIPAIAGGIVLQFLKMSEQTIEAVSFGSLFIATLSSALFGYMAVVGMIQFLKKKSLKIFAIYVWILGSTIIILQWKGIF
- a CDS encoding amidohydrolase, which produces MNILLKNSQVYPITSPPLQTGDVLIKDGKISKIGKNLPSDSNTKMIDCSNGYLLPGFIDVHTHLGLYDEGTGWAGNDANETIEPLSPHIRAIDGVYPLDPAFSDAISHGITTVHVMPGSSNVIGGTTSVIKTTGNNIQKMIIQETAGLKIAFGENPKRIHSHGSSESITRMGIMGMLREAFYNAQRTEIPESLRMDPLVKALKREIPVRIHAHRADDILSAVRLSKEFNLDLRIEHCTEGHLIASELADLNLKVSVGPTLTRRSKVELKNKTWKTYQELSNHGIEVSITTDHPYIPIQYLNVCAALAVREGLSEQKALEGITINPARNLRIDDQLGSIEVGKDADLVLWSHHPFHYIAKPKWTMIHGVFVKINK
- a CDS encoding spore germination protein; translated protein: MPYQINIFSIKTNGMTSNANVDIGPTVHNSHTSNYKTVGSNIAYGDISSSNAVSTNGVADLDVSDQDQIANPSLPMVNQL